A single window of Acinetobacter wuhouensis DNA harbors:
- a CDS encoding YbeD family protein yields MLDRTPSRELREDLWVFPMDYPIKLIGNAGEELRGAVIEILVKHFPEFDEASLAVQPSRTGKYHSITAQLRFEELEQVHALYADLAACEHIRTAL; encoded by the coding sequence ATGTTAGACCGCACTCCATCTCGTGAACTCCGTGAAGATCTTTGGGTTTTTCCAATGGATTATCCAATTAAACTGATTGGTAATGCGGGTGAAGAATTGCGTGGTGCTGTGATTGAGATTTTGGTAAAACATTTTCCAGAATTCGATGAGGCATCATTGGCTGTACAACCTTCACGTACAGGCAAATACCATTCGATTACAGCTCAGTTACGCTTTGAAGAACTAGAACAAGTTCATGCGCTTTACGCTGATCTTGCTGCTTGCGAACATATTCGTACAGCACTATAA
- a CDS encoding DUF4282 domain-containing protein, producing MNNLLTLNDMLTPKIVTVLYWLGLIGVVIAALSTLFGFGYGAYAGFFSRLISAVLILVFGGLAVRVYSELLIVIFRIHENLKKIADRQP from the coding sequence ATGAATAATTTACTCACCCTAAACGACATGCTTACCCCGAAAATCGTGACTGTACTTTACTGGTTAGGCTTAATCGGTGTAGTGATTGCAGCTTTATCCACTTTATTTGGCTTTGGTTATGGTGCATACGCTGGCTTTTTTAGTCGCCTAATCAGCGCTGTACTTATTTTAGTTTTTGGTGGTTTAGCAGTCCGTGTTTATTCTGAACTTTTAATTGTCATTTTCAGAATCCATGAAAATTTGAAAAAAATCGCAGATCGCCAACCGTGA
- a CDS encoding YecA/YgfB family protein codes for MSALDLDLLSDYLDGDQNEFGLDFAATHGFLCAIAVGPHFDKWLEELFDNNQKKVPAEIIAQVKAWLEALRQNLANEEGIEFPFEIEEAEVESSLGDWSVGFVDAMFLNEEAWFAPEFEEQIVDLTLPMMVFSGIDDEDPQMESFRRNGQLMDEIAEEIPENLNEIYLMYHTPA; via the coding sequence ATGAGTGCTTTAGATTTAGACCTACTGAGCGATTATCTAGATGGTGACCAAAATGAGTTTGGTCTAGATTTTGCAGCGACACATGGTTTTTTATGTGCAATTGCTGTGGGTCCTCATTTTGATAAATGGCTTGAAGAGCTGTTTGACAACAATCAAAAGAAAGTCCCTGCTGAAATTATTGCTCAAGTAAAAGCTTGGTTAGAAGCGCTTCGTCAAAATTTGGCCAATGAAGAAGGGATTGAGTTTCCTTTTGAAATTGAAGAAGCAGAAGTGGAATCGAGCTTAGGTGACTGGAGCGTTGGTTTTGTTGATGCGATGTTCTTAAATGAAGAAGCTTGGTTTGCTCCTGAATTTGAAGAGCAAATCGTTGATTTGACTTTGCCTATGATGGTATTCAGTGGTATTGATGATGAAGATCCACAAATGGAATCTTTCCGTCGTAATGGTCAGTTGATGGACGAAATCGCGGAAGAAATTCCTGAGAATTTGAACGAAATCTATCTCATGTATCATACGCCTGCTTAA
- the ppk1 gene encoding polyphosphate kinase 1: protein MNTAVTTTTPTEYSYNERYINRELSILDFHLRVLEQAVDPIHPLLERMNFLLIFSRNMDEFFEIRVAGMMEQLTLGNESRSPDGLTPKQVLDQISKTAHEAIERQYRILNDEIFPKLREEDICFLRRGELTPAQSVWIKKYFQEQVAPVLTPISLDPAHPFPRLVNKSLNFIVTLEGKDAFGRQIDLAVVPAPRSLPRVVRLPDELTGGKEHFVMLSAIIHEHVSDLFPGMTATGCYQFRVTRNADLALNEDVEDLAKALKGELSSRRFGRAVRLEVTQNCPEHIYDYLLDEFDLEETQLYKVDGPVNLARLVSNFKRPHMRYDSHVPAIPKVLKKSENIFSAMQKQDILLHHPFESFAPVINLLREAARDPQVLAIKQTLYRSGADSEIVQVLAEAARNGKEVTAVIELRARFDEESNIAVANVLQEAGAVVVYGIVGYKTHAKMILVVRRENNKLVRYVHLGTGNYHATNARIYTDYGLMTTDKELCEDVHRIFQELTGMGKMPKLKKLLHAPFTLHAQLVAFIDEEIANAKAGKPAQIIVKVNALTEVQLINKLYEASQAGVQIDLLIRSICCLRPGLPNLSENIRVRSIVGRFLEHTRVYYFGNNGNARIYCSSADWMDRNLFNRVEVCFPIEDPALKKRIYQQGLVNYLKDNTQAWLLQGDGTWLRAQLKDGETPYNAQQTLVEHFAG, encoded by the coding sequence ATGAACACCGCAGTGACGACAACAACACCTACAGAATATTCTTATAATGAACGATATATCAATCGTGAACTGTCGATTTTGGATTTCCATTTACGCGTATTAGAACAAGCTGTAGACCCAATCCATCCTTTGCTTGAGCGTATGAATTTCCTATTGATTTTCTCTCGTAATATGGATGAATTTTTTGAAATTCGTGTTGCTGGAATGATGGAGCAATTAACGCTCGGCAATGAAAGTCGCTCTCCAGATGGTCTAACACCAAAACAAGTCTTGGATCAAATTTCAAAAACTGCGCATGAGGCGATTGAGCGTCAGTATCGTATTCTCAATGATGAAATTTTTCCAAAGCTTCGTGAAGAAGATATTTGCTTCTTGCGTCGTGGTGAATTAACCCCTGCGCAATCAGTGTGGATTAAAAAGTATTTTCAAGAGCAAGTTGCACCTGTTTTAACCCCGATTAGTCTAGACCCAGCGCATCCGTTCCCGCGTTTGGTGAATAAAAGTCTAAATTTCATTGTAACCTTAGAAGGTAAAGATGCCTTTGGTCGTCAAATTGATTTAGCAGTTGTTCCTGCGCCTCGTTCACTACCACGTGTGGTTCGCCTACCTGATGAATTGACAGGTGGTAAAGAGCATTTTGTGATGCTTTCAGCGATTATTCACGAACATGTTTCTGACTTGTTCCCTGGAATGACAGCGACAGGTTGTTATCAGTTCCGTGTAACACGTAATGCTGATTTGGCTTTAAATGAAGATGTTGAAGACTTAGCCAAGGCACTTAAAGGCGAATTAAGTTCACGTCGTTTTGGTCGTGCTGTGCGTTTGGAAGTGACGCAGAATTGTCCTGAACATATTTATGATTATTTATTGGATGAATTCGATTTAGAAGAAACTCAACTTTATAAGGTTGATGGTCCAGTGAATTTGGCTCGTTTGGTCTCTAACTTCAAACGTCCTCATATGCGTTATGACTCGCATGTACCTGCAATTCCAAAAGTTTTGAAAAAGTCTGAAAATATTTTTTCAGCTATGCAGAAGCAAGACATTCTACTACACCATCCGTTTGAATCTTTTGCACCAGTTATTAATTTATTACGTGAAGCGGCTCGTGATCCGCAAGTCTTAGCGATTAAACAAACCTTATACCGTAGTGGCGCAGACTCTGAAATTGTTCAGGTGCTTGCAGAAGCAGCGCGTAATGGTAAAGAAGTTACCGCAGTGATTGAGCTACGTGCGCGTTTTGATGAAGAGTCAAATATTGCGGTGGCTAATGTTTTGCAAGAAGCGGGTGCAGTCGTTGTTTACGGGATCGTGGGATATAAAACCCATGCAAAAATGATCCTTGTGGTACGCCGTGAGAATAATAAATTGGTTCGTTATGTGCACTTAGGTACAGGTAACTATCATGCGACCAATGCACGAATCTATACTGACTACGGTTTGATGACTACTGACAAAGAGTTGTGTGAAGATGTACATCGTATTTTCCAAGAACTTACGGGTATGGGGAAAATGCCGAAGTTGAAAAAACTTCTACATGCACCGTTCACTTTGCATGCGCAATTGGTTGCGTTTATCGATGAAGAAATTGCCAATGCTAAAGCGGGTAAACCTGCGCAAATTATTGTCAAAGTGAATGCATTAACAGAAGTGCAGTTGATCAATAAGTTATATGAAGCATCGCAAGCAGGTGTACAAATTGATTTACTGATTCGTTCAATTTGTTGCTTGCGTCCAGGCTTGCCGAACCTCTCTGAAAATATTCGAGTCCGTTCGATAGTGGGACGTTTCCTTGAACATACCCGTGTTTATTATTTTGGGAATAATGGTAATGCGCGAATTTATTGTTCAAGTGCGGATTGGATGGATCGTAACTTATTCAATCGTGTAGAGGTCTGCTTCCCGATTGAAGATCCTGCGTTGAAGAAGCGTATTTATCAACAAGGTTTAGTGAATTATCTCAAAGATAATACGCAAGCATGGTTACTCCAAGGTGACGGTACGTGGTTGCGCGCTCAACTGAAAGATGGTGAAACACCGTATAATGCGCAACAAACGCTGGTTGAGCATTTTGCAGGTTAA
- a CDS encoding PA3496 family putative envelope integrity protein gives MSSTDFELDDNYGDDDVSFDESSSKISAKESLEKRRLIDDLLAQRRLEKDLKDFDYDIDDDDDFDDED, from the coding sequence GTGTCTTCGACAGATTTTGAACTAGATGATAACTACGGTGATGATGATGTGAGTTTCGATGAGTCATCAAGCAAAATTAGCGCCAAAGAATCTTTAGAAAAGCGACGTTTGATCGATGATTTACTTGCACAACGTCGTTTAGAAAAAGACTTAAAAGACTTTGATTATGACATCGACGATGATGATGATTTCGACGACGAAGATTAA
- a CDS encoding flavodoxin family protein, with translation MSKVAVVYYSGYGHTKVVAENFANEIQADLIAIDQQGNISEQQWSNLDQADAIVFGAPTYMASTPWQFKKFADDSSKRWFIRAWQDKIFAGFTNSGSINGDKQMTLIQLQALALQHGGIWVSLGILPSNKKSAARNDINYMGSFGGAMVQSPADASAEEIPQGDLDTVRAYAQRVKTITDKFVG, from the coding sequence ATGTCTAAAGTCGCAGTGGTTTATTATTCAGGTTATGGGCATACCAAAGTGGTAGCTGAGAATTTTGCCAATGAAATTCAAGCAGATTTAATTGCGATTGATCAACAAGGTAATATTTCAGAACAGCAATGGAGTAATTTGGATCAAGCCGATGCAATTGTTTTTGGTGCACCAACTTATATGGCTTCTACGCCTTGGCAGTTTAAGAAATTTGCAGATGATTCGTCTAAGCGTTGGTTTATTCGTGCTTGGCAAGATAAAATTTTTGCAGGCTTTACCAACAGTGGCAGTATCAATGGTGACAAGCAAATGACACTGATTCAATTACAGGCGCTTGCTTTGCAACATGGTGGTATTTGGGTCAGTTTGGGGATTCTACCCTCCAATAAGAAGTCCGCTGCTCGCAATGATATTAATTATATGGGAAGTTTTGGTGGTGCGATGGTACAAAGCCCAGCGGATGCTTCAGCAGAGGAAATTCCACAAGGTGATTTGGATACGGTACGTGCTTATGCACAACGTGTAAAAACGATTACAGATAAATTTGTGGGTTGA
- the rpoD gene encoding RNA polymerase sigma factor RpoD, producing MSEMNSPTSQVAALISRGKEQGYLTYAEVNDHLPDSITESEQIEDIIQMLQDVGIPVHERAPETDDTMFEGNNEGGDEVAEEEAAAVLASVENEPGRTTDPVRMYMREMGTVELLTREGEISIAKRIEEGIRDVLHSIAYWPNAVEVVLQEYKDYETGERRLADILSGYLDPETDEEIPEVLEEESEEIDEEEASSNKPTKDVKLDDDDEEEESGDSDDDSEGESGPDPEIAKMRFEELETVWNTAKSTIAQHGRNSAQGVEAMEALATVFMMFKFTPRLFDIISEMIRGTHEQIRTSEREVMRYAVRRGRMDRTQFRTSFPGQESNPAWLDEQIAKAPAEQKGYLEKVRPDVLAFQQKIADIEKDLDLNVKEIKDISKRMAIGEAKARRAKKEMVEANLRLVISIAKKYTNRGLQFLDLIQEGNIGLMKAVDKFEYRRGYKFSTYATWWIRQAITRSIADQARTIRIPVHMIETINKINRVSRQLLQEMGREPTPEELGERLEMDEVKVRKVLKIAKEPISMETPIGDDEDSHLGDFIEDSNITSPVDAATSEGLKEATREVLENLTEREAKVLKMRFGIDMPTDHTLEEVGKQFDVTRERIRQIEAKALRKLRHPSRSEHLRSFLEND from the coding sequence ATGAGCGAAATGAATTCCCCTACTTCGCAAGTAGCGGCTCTTATTAGCCGAGGCAAAGAACAAGGTTACTTAACTTACGCTGAGGTTAACGATCATCTTCCAGACTCAATCACTGAAAGCGAACAGATTGAAGACATTATTCAAATGCTTCAAGACGTGGGTATTCCTGTACATGAGCGCGCGCCAGAAACTGACGACACCATGTTTGAAGGGAATAATGAAGGTGGTGATGAAGTTGCAGAAGAAGAAGCTGCTGCCGTACTTGCCTCTGTAGAAAATGAACCTGGTCGTACCACTGACCCTGTCCGTATGTATATGCGTGAAATGGGTACAGTTGAGCTTTTGACACGTGAAGGCGAAATTAGCATCGCAAAACGTATCGAAGAAGGGATTCGTGACGTTCTACATTCAATTGCATACTGGCCAAATGCGGTAGAAGTTGTTTTACAAGAATATAAAGATTACGAAACAGGCGAACGCCGTCTTGCTGATATTTTATCAGGCTATCTTGACCCTGAAACTGATGAAGAAATTCCTGAAGTTTTAGAAGAAGAATCTGAAGAGATCGATGAGGAAGAAGCGTCTTCAAACAAGCCGACCAAAGATGTGAAGTTGGATGATGATGACGAAGAAGAAGAGTCAGGCGATAGCGATGATGATTCTGAAGGTGAATCTGGTCCAGACCCTGAAATTGCCAAAATGCGTTTTGAAGAATTAGAAACCGTTTGGAATACAGCAAAATCAACAATTGCTCAACATGGTCGCAATAGTGCGCAAGGTGTTGAAGCAATGGAAGCGCTTGCAACTGTATTCATGATGTTCAAATTCACACCACGCTTATTTGATATTATTTCAGAAATGATTCGTGGTACACATGAGCAAATCCGTACTTCTGAACGTGAAGTGATGCGTTATGCCGTGCGTCGTGGTCGTATGGATCGTACGCAATTCCGTACATCATTCCCAGGTCAAGAATCAAATCCTGCTTGGTTAGATGAACAAATTGCAAAAGCACCTGCTGAGCAAAAAGGTTATTTAGAAAAAGTTCGTCCTGATGTATTGGCATTCCAACAAAAGATTGCGGATATTGAAAAAGATCTTGATCTTAACGTTAAAGAAATTAAAGACATTTCTAAACGTATGGCGATTGGTGAAGCCAAAGCACGTCGTGCGAAAAAAGAAATGGTTGAAGCCAACTTACGTTTGGTTATTTCGATTGCGAAAAAATACACCAACCGTGGTTTACAATTCCTTGATTTAATTCAGGAAGGTAACATCGGTTTGATGAAAGCCGTAGATAAGTTTGAGTACCGTCGTGGTTATAAATTCTCAACTTATGCAACTTGGTGGATTCGTCAGGCGATTACCCGTTCGATTGCAGATCAGGCGCGTACTATTCGTATTCCAGTACACATGATCGAAACCATTAACAAGATCAACCGTGTATCTCGTCAATTACTTCAAGAAATGGGTCGTGAACCTACACCTGAAGAATTGGGCGAACGTCTGGAAATGGACGAAGTTAAAGTTCGTAAAGTACTTAAAATCGCCAAAGAACCGATTTCGATGGAAACGCCAATTGGTGATGATGAAGATTCGCACTTGGGTGACTTCATTGAAGACAGCAACATCACATCACCTGTCGATGCTGCAACTTCAGAAGGCTTAAAAGAAGCGACTCGTGAAGTTCTTGAAAACTTGACTGAACGTGAAGCAAAAGTATTGAAAATGCGTTTTGGTATCGACATGCCAACCGACCATACTTTAGAAGAAGTGGGTAAACAGTTTGACGTAACACGTGAGCGTATCCGTCAGATTGAGGCGAAAGCATTACGTAAATTACGTCATCCTTCTCGCTCTGAACACTTACGTTCATTCTTGGAAAATGATTAA
- a CDS encoding iron-containing alcohol dehydrogenase, which translates to MAAKPYYEFFCPVKVIAGHAALEHIPYELSSLGAKRPMIITDKGVRANNLLAPIEAAFTSTDVEISFIFDDVPPDSSLETVRAVAQAYRANNCDAIIAVGGGSVIDTSKAANILVTEGGDDLTKYSGAHNLPRPLKPFFVIPTTSGTGSEVTMVAVVSDNQKNVKMPFASNYLMPNAAILDPRMTQTLPPHLTAMTAMDAMTHAVEAYTCMAANPISDAYATAAIKKVSASLFNVLDNPTDADGRLELAQASTMAGIAFSNAMVGLVHSLGHALGAVAHLPHGLCMNLFLPYVLEFNKEVNGHKIADLLLPLAGADIYAQTPANQRADKAIAYINTMRDRIYALTKLPRTLSETGKITKEQLDEVADKALNDGSIIYNPKEATFKDLKSILEKAW; encoded by the coding sequence ATGGCTGCTAAACCGTATTACGAATTTTTTTGTCCTGTAAAAGTCATTGCTGGTCATGCTGCACTTGAACATATTCCTTATGAATTATCATCACTGGGTGCAAAACGCCCGATGATCATTACTGACAAAGGTGTACGTGCCAACAATCTACTTGCACCAATTGAAGCAGCATTTACCTCGACAGATGTTGAAATCAGTTTTATTTTTGATGATGTTCCGCCTGATTCAAGTCTAGAAACCGTACGTGCTGTTGCGCAAGCTTATCGTGCCAACAACTGTGATGCGATCATCGCTGTAGGTGGTGGTTCAGTGATTGATACGTCTAAAGCAGCCAATATTTTGGTGACTGAAGGTGGTGATGACCTGACAAAGTACTCAGGTGCGCACAATCTACCACGCCCACTGAAACCTTTTTTTGTGATTCCAACCACATCAGGAACAGGCTCTGAAGTGACCATGGTTGCTGTGGTTTCGGATAATCAAAAAAATGTCAAAATGCCTTTTGCATCGAATTATCTCATGCCAAATGCAGCCATTTTAGATCCACGCATGACACAAACCTTGCCACCACATCTCACAGCGATGACAGCAATGGATGCAATGACCCATGCAGTTGAAGCTTATACGTGTATGGCGGCGAATCCTATTTCAGATGCTTATGCAACTGCTGCAATTAAAAAAGTCAGCGCAAGCTTATTCAATGTTTTAGACAATCCAACCGATGCTGATGGTCGTTTAGAACTGGCTCAAGCCTCAACAATGGCAGGCATTGCATTCTCCAATGCAATGGTCGGTTTGGTACATTCACTGGGTCATGCGCTTGGTGCAGTTGCACACTTGCCACATGGTTTATGTATGAACCTATTCTTGCCGTATGTGTTGGAATTCAACAAAGAAGTCAATGGTCATAAAATCGCTGATTTATTATTACCACTTGCAGGTGCGGATATTTATGCGCAAACCCCTGCCAATCAACGTGCAGACAAAGCGATTGCCTATATCAATACCATGCGTGACCGTATTTATGCCTTAACCAAATTGCCACGTACTTTGAGTGAAACAGGCAAAATCACTAAAGAACAATTGGATGAGGTTGCGGACAAAGCGTTAAATGATGGTTCGATTATTTATAATCCGAAAGAAGCCACATTTAAAGATCTCAAATCTATTTTAGAAAAAGCTTGGTAA
- a CDS encoding APC family permease yields MTINSGTQSAAKLQKTLGFWHIIIIGLAYIQPMTLFDTFGLVSEESHFHVPTSYIVALIAILFTSISYGHMIRRYPSSGSAYTYAQKSIHPNVGFMVGWSSWLDYLLSPMVNIILAVIYLEALFPEVNHWVWVIGLTAVMTGVNLRGAKFVANFNSLIVFVQLGVIAYFTWMVYQLLSSGVNADGTLVNAKYQLWSLEPFWNEMTSVGALITGATLLCFSFTGFDSLSSLAEETKDTEKTLPRAIFMTALFAGIIFIISTYFMQIYFPNDPKTYFEDVAATQPDILQAVGGVAFKTVVLYFAIVTVMASGISAHAGVSRLMYVMGRDGVINKKIFGHISPKNFTPSYNILIVGIVALTAGFMDLDIVISMISFGALTAFTFVNLSVISRYALRDGRTKSFKDILSFVIIPLLGFISIFAMWLEIEETALKFGLWWAMFGILYLGYKTKGFRYPAPQHNEHE; encoded by the coding sequence TTGACAATTAACTCTGGGACTCAATCGGCAGCTAAACTGCAAAAAACGCTAGGCTTCTGGCACATTATCATTATTGGTTTGGCTTATATTCAACCCATGACGCTTTTTGATACCTTTGGTTTAGTATCAGAAGAAAGTCATTTCCATGTACCCACGTCTTATATTGTTGCTTTAATTGCAATTTTATTTACATCTATTAGTTATGGTCACATGATCCGTCGATACCCTTCGTCAGGTTCAGCCTATACTTATGCACAAAAATCGATTCATCCCAATGTCGGCTTTATGGTCGGTTGGTCATCTTGGTTAGATTATTTACTCTCTCCAATGGTGAACATCATCCTTGCTGTGATCTATTTAGAAGCACTTTTCCCAGAGGTTAACCATTGGGTTTGGGTGATTGGTCTCACGGCTGTGATGACGGGGGTCAACTTACGTGGTGCAAAATTTGTTGCGAATTTCAATAGTCTCATTGTTTTCGTACAGTTAGGTGTAATTGCGTACTTTACATGGATGGTTTATCAACTACTTTCAAGTGGTGTAAACGCAGACGGCACGCTCGTCAATGCGAAATACCAATTATGGAGTTTAGAACCATTTTGGAATGAAATGACCAGTGTTGGAGCACTCATTACAGGTGCGACCTTACTTTGCTTCTCATTCACAGGTTTTGACTCGTTGAGTTCACTTGCTGAAGAAACCAAAGACACTGAAAAGACTTTGCCTCGCGCAATTTTCATGACCGCGTTATTTGCAGGGATAATTTTCATTATCAGCACCTACTTCATGCAAATTTACTTCCCGAACGATCCTAAAACTTACTTTGAGGATGTCGCAGCAACACAGCCTGATATTTTACAAGCTGTTGGTGGTGTCGCATTTAAAACTGTCGTGCTTTATTTTGCGATTGTGACGGTAATGGCTTCAGGGATCTCAGCACATGCAGGTGTATCACGTTTAATGTATGTGATGGGTCGTGATGGCGTGATCAATAAAAAGATTTTTGGTCATATTAGCCCTAAAAACTTCACCCCTTCGTACAATATTCTCATCGTTGGTATTGTTGCATTAACTGCTGGTTTCATGGATCTTGATATTGTTATTTCTATGATCAGCTTCGGTGCTTTAACAGCATTTACATTTGTGAATTTGTCAGTGATTTCACGCTATGCACTTCGTGATGGTCGTACTAAATCATTCAAAGATATTCTCAGTTTTGTGATTATTCCTTTGCTTGGTTTTATCAGTATCTTTGCGATGTGGCTTGAAATTGAAGAAACTGCATTAAAATTCGGTCTATGGTGGGCAATGTTCGGTATCTTGTACTTAGGTTATAAAACCAAAGGCTTCCGTTACCCTGCGCCACAACATAATGAACATGAATAA
- the mtgA gene encoding monofunctional biosynthetic peptidoglycan transglycosylase yields the protein MKAFIVRALLIIVSILVIIQLWIFSSLVYWRTHDVDTTMFMRWTYLSDFKPIKHQWRDYDQISDNFKHAIVAAEDARFIDHHGFDWDGIENALQKNLKKDKVVAGGSTISQQLSKNLFFYNRRSYLRKGQETIATAMMERMWTKRRILEVYMNSVEFGDHIYGVEAAAQHYFGKSSKSLTREQAAFLAVLLPNPKYYQDHHNDSKLLYRKRMVLKYMRYTRIPD from the coding sequence ATGAAAGCTTTTATTGTTCGTGCTTTGTTAATCATTGTCAGTATTTTGGTGATTATTCAGTTGTGGATTTTTTCAAGTCTAGTCTATTGGCGTACGCATGATGTTGATACCACGATGTTTATGCGTTGGACATATTTATCCGATTTTAAACCGATTAAGCATCAGTGGCGTGATTATGATCAGATCAGTGATAATTTTAAGCATGCAATCGTTGCAGCAGAAGATGCGCGATTCATTGACCATCATGGTTTTGATTGGGACGGGATTGAAAATGCGTTGCAGAAGAATCTGAAAAAAGACAAAGTGGTTGCAGGTGGTTCAACGATTTCGCAACAATTGTCGAAAAACTTATTTTTCTATAATCGCCGTTCATATCTACGTAAAGGGCAGGAAACCATTGCCACAGCAATGATGGAGCGGATGTGGACGAAACGCCGTATTCTCGAGGTCTATATGAACTCTGTTGAGTTTGGTGATCATATTTATGGTGTGGAAGCGGCGGCGCAACATTATTTTGGGAAAAGTTCGAAGTCATTAACACGGGAACAAGCTGCATTTTTAGCAGTGTTATTGCCAAATCCGAAGTATTATCAAGATCATCATAATGATTCAAAATTACTTTATCGTAAACGTATGGTTTTAAAATATATGCGTTATACGCGGATTCCAGATTGA
- the lipB gene encoding lipoyl(octanoyl) transferase LipB codes for MNDAVLKPHLIIREYQELTPYADRFQEMKSFTEQRDENSPDQLWILQHHDVLTQGQAGKPEHILMHTDIPVVQSDRGGQVTWHGPGQMVIYFMFDLNRLKWNVRSLVTYAENLMIDLLKKYDIEAYAKPDAPGVYVNERKIGSLGFKIRKGRSYHGLALNIDCNLDGFHTINPCGYAGLEMVRICDLMENYPKFNQLADDVSTYFKESGFFNDVEVISQ; via the coding sequence GTGAACGATGCTGTTCTAAAACCCCATCTGATCATCCGCGAATACCAAGAATTAACTCCTTATGCTGATCGCTTTCAGGAAATGAAAAGTTTTACGGAACAGCGTGATGAAAACTCTCCTGATCAACTTTGGATTTTGCAACATCATGATGTATTAACTCAAGGACAAGCAGGAAAACCTGAACATATCCTGATGCATACCGATATTCCTGTGGTACAGTCAGATCGTGGCGGACAAGTCACTTGGCATGGGCCTGGGCAAATGGTGATTTATTTCATGTTCGATTTGAATCGTTTAAAATGGAATGTCCGTAGCTTGGTCACTTATGCAGAAAATCTGATGATTGATCTACTGAAAAAATACGACATTGAAGCTTATGCAAAACCCGATGCACCTGGGGTCTATGTCAATGAACGGAAAATAGGATCACTGGGATTTAAAATCCGTAAAGGTCGCAGTTATCATGGTTTGGCACTGAATATTGATTGTAACTTGGATGGTTTTCATACCATCAACCCATGTGGCTATGCGGGTTTGGAAATGGTGCGGATTTGTGATTTAATGGAAAATTATCCAAAATTCAATCAATTGGCAGATGATGTCAGCACATATTTTAAAGAAAGTGGCTTTTTTAATGACGTAGAAGTCATTTCACAATAA
- a CDS encoding rhomboid family intramembrane serine protease has protein sequence MSNSQDYSTSSPIKNLGKITLLLIIINVGLFAIQVLSGVNITDPTTLDALRWGADYAPLTFLEEPYRLFSSMFFHFGILHLMMNMWALYIFGDVAEKTFGRFYFLGLYLLAGLMGSLLSGYLDIRNSYELLQNFDQKLIPHVSAGASGAVMGLGGALTLLSLFPPTPHQRFILDKRSLLTVLAINLAFGFFTSGINNAAHIGGMIMGAVLALLWYLNQRAKANHVVNIIILIIGVIATYGAYLYCQHLIQPISPLWQEAVAQMRNQFNF, from the coding sequence ATGTCAAATTCACAAGATTATTCAACATCTAGCCCGATTAAAAACCTGGGAAAAATAACCCTCTTACTGATTATTATCAATGTCGGATTATTTGCCATCCAAGTGCTTTCAGGGGTAAATATTACTGATCCAACAACATTGGATGCACTGCGTTGGGGTGCTGATTATGCACCTTTAACTTTCCTAGAGGAACCATATCGTTTATTTAGCAGCATGTTTTTTCACTTCGGCATTCTGCATTTAATGATGAATATGTGGGCGCTTTATATCTTTGGTGATGTTGCAGAAAAAACCTTTGGACGCTTTTACTTTTTGGGACTTTATTTACTTGCCGGGTTAATGGGTAGCTTACTCAGTGGTTATCTCGACATTCGTAACAGCTATGAACTTCTACAGAATTTTGACCAAAAACTGATTCCTCACGTATCTGCGGGTGCATCGGGTGCTGTAATGGGACTGGGGGGTGCATTGACCCTACTTTCACTCTTTCCACCAACGCCGCATCAACGATTTATTCTCGATAAACGCTCATTACTCACAGTCTTGGCAATCAACTTAGCATTTGGATTTTTCACTTCTGGAATTAACAATGCCGCACATATTGGTGGCATGATCATGGGTGCAGTTTTGGCACTACTGTGGTATCTCAACCAAAGAGCCAAAGCCAATCATGTGGTCAATATCATCATATTAATCATCGGTGTGATCGCCACTTATGGTGCATATTTATATTGCCAACATCTCATTCAACCGATTAGCCCACTATGGCAAGAAGCTGTAGCACAAATGCGGAATCAATTTAATTTCTAG